A genomic stretch from Chelmon rostratus isolate fCheRos1 chromosome 14, fCheRos1.pri, whole genome shotgun sequence includes:
- the kcnip1b gene encoding Kv channel-interacting protein 1b — MAGCTSRCRQGVLKLIQSLQRLVSGTLTKDKADDELEMTMVCHRPEGLEQLEAQTNFTKQELQILYRGFKNECPSGMVNEETFKHIYAQFFPHGDASMYAHYLFNAFDTANNGSIKFKDFVTGLSILLRGTLREKLEWTFHLYDINRDGYINREEMTEIVRAIYDMMGKYTYPALKGDVPQQHVDAFFQKMDKNKDGVVTLEEFIIACQEDETMMRSMQLFENVM; from the exons ATGGCTGGCTGTACCAGCCGCTGCAGGCAGGGGGTGCTCAAATTAATCCAGTCCCTGCAGAGATTGGTGTCAGGAACCCTCACTAAAG ATAAAGCAGATGATGAGCTCGAGATGACGATGGTGTGTCACAGGCCAGAGGGACTCGAGCAGCTGGAGGCCCAGACTAACTTCACCAAGCAGGAGCTGCAGATCCTCTATCGCGGTTTCAAGAAT GAATGTCCAAGCGGTATGGTAAATGAGGAGACGTTTAAACACATTTACGCACAGTTCTTCCCTCATGGAG atgcAAGCATGTACGCACATTACCTTTTCAATGCATTTGACACGGCAAACAATGGCTCCATTAAGTTTAAG GACTTTGTCACGGGTTTGTCTATCCTGCTGCGAGGAACACTGAGAGAAAAGCTTGAGTGGACCTTTCACCTTTACGACATTAACAGAGACGGCTACATAAACAGGGAG GAAATGACTGAGATCGTGAGAGCCATTTATGACATGATGGGCAAGTACACCTACCCCGCGCTAAAGGGGGACGTCCCGCAGCAGCATGTGGATGCCTTCTTTCAG aaaatggataaaaacaaagatggagtGGTGACTTTAGAGGAGTTTATCATAGCCTGCCAGGAG GATGAAACCATGATGAGATCCATGCAGCTGTTTGAAAACGTGATGTAG
- the cldn7b gene encoding claudin-7-B, whose protein sequence is MANSGLQILGFALTLLGVIGLVVGTIMPQWKMSAYVGDNIITAVAMYEGLWMSCAFQSTGQIQCKVYDSILQLNSALQATRALMIISIIVTVCGLGAACMGMKCTNCGGDDKTRKSRIAMTGGIIILIGALSAIVACAWYTHDIIQAFYNPFTPVNTKYEFGSAIFIAWAGAFLALVGGGMLSASCPRGKPTPKYPISRPPSSKEYV, encoded by the exons ATGGCCAACTCAGGTCTGCAGATTTTGGGATTCGCCCTGACCCTTCTGGGCGTCATTGGATTGGTAGTTGGCACAATTATGCCCCAGTGGAAGATGTCCGCGTATGTCGGGGACAACATCATCACCGCGGTGGCCATGTACGAAGGACTGTGGATGTCCTGTGCGTTTCAGAGCACAGGCCAGATCCAGTGCAAAGTCTACGACTCCATCCTGCAGCTCAACA GTGCCCTCCAGGCAACCCGTGCTCTCATGATCATTAGCATCATCGTGACGGTGTGCGGCCTGGGCGCAGCCTGCATGGGGATGAAGTGCACCAACTGCGGAGGAGATGACAAAACACGCAAGTCCCGCATTGCCATGACTGGAGGCATCATCATCCTGATTGGAG CTTTGAGTGCCATCGTTGCCTGCGCTTGGTATACTCACGACATCATCCAAGCCTTCTACAACCCCTTCACTCCTGTCAATACCAA GTATGAGTTTGGTTCCGCCATCTTCATCGCCTGGGCCGGAGCATTCCTGGCTTTAGTAGGAGGCGGCATGCTGTCAGCATCCTGCCCAAGAGGGAAACCTACACCGAAGTATCCCATCTCCAGACCCCCCAGCAGCAAGGAATACGTCTga
- the npm1a gene encoding nucleophosmin 1a, with the protein MNGLDEEPMAPQTFLYGCVLEAGKEVVFNPEDDDFEHQLDLRMACVDPSTKDELHMVEVEGQDIEGQKIKAALVSLKPSNLPSVCLGGFTITPPAVFRLKAGSGPIHISGQHLVMMEADQSFDEDDDDEEEEEDVRTSKKRPASSPAAKSQKKMKMDIEEDDDDDEDEDEDDEDDDEDDEEDDEEEESEEEESPVKAKAAPPKQQTPAQNGKSSKPNTPAKKQEKTPKGKGEKSPKTPPTPKGNLTLPEIKAKIMEAVKKGNTLPKAQPKFENFVKNGYKVSDAKAIAELWKWRQTVKDPK; encoded by the exons ATGAACGGTTTAGACGAAGAGCCAATGGCGCCACAGACCTTTCTTTACG GCTGTGTGCTGGAAGCTGGTAAGGAGGTGGTGTTCAATCCTGAAGACGATGACTTTGAGCATCAGTTAGATCTGAGGATG GCCTGCGTGGACCCCAGCACGAAAGATGAACTTCACATGGTGGAGGTGGAAGGACAAGACATAGAGGGGCAGAAAATCAAGGCAGCACTGGTCTCACTGAAGCCCTCCAATCTGCCAAGT GTGTGTCTCGGTGGTTTCACGATCACACCCCCGGCAGTCTTCCGTCTGAAAGCAGGTTCTGGTCCAATCCATATCAGTGGGCAACACCTCGTCA TGATGGAGGCTGATCAGTCTTTTGATGAAGATGACGacgatgaggaagaagaggaagatgtcAGAACATCAAAGAAAAGACCAGCTTCCTCCCCTGCCGCCAAGTCTCAG aaaaaaatgaaaatggacatagaggaggatgatgacgacgatgaagatgaggatgaagatgacgaGGACGATGATGA ggatgatgaggaggacgatgaggaggaggagagcgaagAAGAAGAGTCACCTGTTAAG GCCAAGGCAGCACcacccaaacaacaaaccccTGCTCAGAACGGCAAGAGCTCAAAACCCAACACTCCGGCCAAAAAGCAG GAAAAGACCCCTAAAGGTAAGGGTGAGAAGTCGCCTAAAACCCCACCCACTCCCAAAGGAAATTTAACACTTCCTGAGATTAAAGCCAAGATAATGGAGGCAGTGAAGAAG GGAAACACGTTACCCAAGGCCCAGCCCAAGTTTGAGAACTTTGTGAAGAATGGTTATAAAGTCTCAGATGCCAAG GCTATTGCAGAGCTGTGGAAGTGGAGACAGACGGTGAAGGATCCTAAATAA